Proteins from one bacterium genomic window:
- a CDS encoding TOBE domain-containing protein, giving the protein MNKIKCHIVAIETEASLSLVTMQSANAQLTAVIIETPETASYLKPDIQVYAVFKETEVNLLPQECRHGSMSNQWAGTIVHIRWGKLLTEVEVQTAIGTIRSVITTENAKRMSLEENHNLEVYVNAQAVAVWEDA; this is encoded by the coding sequence ATGAATAAAATTAAATGTCATATCGTTGCTATTGAAACCGAAGCATCATTGTCTTTGGTGACGATGCAAAGCGCGAACGCTCAGTTAACAGCCGTTATTATCGAAACACCTGAAACGGCATCGTATCTAAAACCGGATATACAAGTGTACGCTGTGTTTAAAGAAACCGAAGTGAACTTATTACCGCAAGAATGCCGGCACGGTAGTATGTCCAATCAATGGGCAGGAACAATTGTTCATATTCGATGGGGTAAACTTTTGACAGAAGTAGAAGTACAAACTGCGATAGGTACTATCCGATCGGTTATCACTACAGAAAATGCCAAGCGTATGTCGTTGGAGGAAAATCATAATCTTGAAGTATACGTGAATGCGCAAGCGGTAGCTGTTTGGGAGGACGCGTAG